A DNA window from bacterium contains the following coding sequences:
- a CDS encoding PEP-CTERM sorting domain-containing protein: MKIKSKFLKTGIFTFFFIILFLSSSKAISFDTNDKLQALESTQWPWSDSNVTRYQLWISENWLMDYTGTITSIKHFTWNTHEDPLYNLNIYISSTDVIGDDLSADSPDSNHGSNKTLIYSGNLPLPGDTTFTIDVDDVFYYNGTGNLLIDYSFNTNNGYTDLWWQAVGQNSNFFQVVNHNIIGNYMFDSGAIRTQLEFSSSTPQIPEPGTMHLLGSLAAGLFSFAGLRRKFTK; encoded by the coding sequence ATGAAGATAAAATCAAAATTTTTAAAAACCGGCATTTTTACTTTTTTCTTTATAATACTCTTTTTAAGCAGTTCAAAAGCAATATCTTTTGATACTAACGATAAACTACAAGCTTTGGAAAGTACCCAGTGGCCGTGGAGTGATAGTAATGTCACACGTTATCAATTATGGATATCAGAGAATTGGCTGATGGATTATACCGGCACAATAACTTCAATTAAACATTTTACCTGGAACACACATGAAGACCCGTTATATAATTTGAATATATATATATCAAGTACTGATGTTATTGGAGATGATCTCTCGGCAGATTCACCTGATAGTAATCATGGCTCTAACAAGACATTGATTTATTCCGGTAATCTTCCTTTGCCAGGCGATACAACATTTACTATTGATGTCGATGACGTGTTTTATTATAATGGAACCGGGAATCTGCTTATTGACTATTCTTTTAATACTAATAACGGATACACTGACCTTTGGTGGCAGGCTGTGGGACAAAATTCAAACTTTTTTCAGGTAGTAAATCATAATATTATCGGGAATTATATGTTTGATTCCGGCGCCATAAGGACACAACTTGAATTCTCAAGTTCCACTCCGCAAATTCCTGAACCCGGGACAATGCATTTGCTCGGCAGTTTGGCCGCAGGTTTATTTAGTTTTGCAGGATTGCGCAGAAAGTTTACAAAATAA